One Metopolophium dirhodum isolate CAU unplaced genomic scaffold, ASM1992520v1 scaffold1, whole genome shotgun sequence DNA segment encodes these proteins:
- the LOC132953257 gene encoding uncharacterized protein LOC132953257, with the protein MALVNADYCFRYVDVGCQGRISDGGVFKNTKLYKKLEEKSMKVPPPSILQVPYSFKVPYVILADKAFALNEYTMKPFHGEPARGSQERIFNYRLSRARRVVENAFGILSSVFRVLRKPMLLEPKTATKIVLATIHLHNYLRKKPNTRSLYTPPGSLDSETNGELRPGTWRNESAPTSLLPIPSITT; encoded by the coding sequence ATGGCTTTAGTCAACGCAGACTATTGCTTTAGGTACGTAGATGTTGGTTGTCAGGGTAGAATTTCTGATGGGGGTGTTTTCAAGAATACTAAGTTGTACAAGAAACTCGAAGAAAAATCTATGAAAGTCCCCCCACCATCAATACTTCAGGTCCCCTATAGTTTCAAAGTACCTTATGTCATTCTGGCTGACAAAGCTTTTGCACTCAATGAATACACAATGAAACCATTCCACGGAGAACCGGCCAGAGGTTCTCAGGAAAGAATCTTTAATTATAGGCTGTCTCGAGCGCGTAGAGTCGTTGAAAACGCTTTCGGAATTCTCAGCTCAGTATTTAGAGTACTACGGAAGCCTATGTTACTAGAACCAAAAACAGCTACTAAAATTGTCCTAGCCACTATTCATTTGCATAATTATTTGAGGAAAAAACCAAATACACGATCACTGTATACACCACCTGGATCTCTAGACAGTGAGACAAATGGGGAACTTAGACCTGGAACTTGGAGAAATGAATCTGCCCCTACATCACTACTGCCTATTCCTTCAATCACCACCTAA
- the LOC132953256 gene encoding uncharacterized protein LOC132953256 produces MGGSSYITLPEDIKNKKAIINPQNSDQQCFKWAIIARHVSGNTKNQVAENYTSLEDKYNFSGLTFPTPVREIKTFEKNNPKISVNVYGLKKEKNKKHIVYPLKVADEEKKYHFDLLLITDGNKSHYTYISNLSRLVRSQKTLHAENVVFCKRCFTSFDNIHTKYKLKGQAGLEQHKLICRANKPILPKMPEPGTLLEFDGWSNTERHPFAIYADFEALLVKCEEKKGKKTAAFQKHEPMSYGVFVKATENVTIDLLEKYDIPTSPIIYRGSESHQDVAKRFVNEVTEIARRVQDLLKTNKPIIMTEKEQIAHVSKSTCNLCECNFSIKNQKVADHCHLSGTFRQTLCNTCNLKLQKPNFIPCFLHNLSNYDAHFIVTELGNDTKSISVIPNSEEKYISFSKHVTNNFSIRFIDSCRFMASKLSTLAENLLTPGFKKFRETAKAFAPRDMDLVTRKGVYPYEFTDSWDKLEETILPRKEDFYSTLTEEHIDDEEYEHAVTVWNHFKCKTLGEYSDLYLKIDVLLLADVFENFRDMCISTYNLDPVYYFTAPGFSFDCMLKYTKVKLELLSDFDTHLFFENSIRGGLTQASMRYAKANNEKTQDYDPTKSKSWIVYQDCNNLYGWAMSQHMPYGDFKWVEPKLDGLDALTPTSDIGRVYEVDISYPNELHDLHNDLSFLPENKIPPGSKVKKLMATLHSKKNYVIHYRNLQQAIANGLIVEKVHRVLEFKQSDWLAKYIKLNTEMRKNAKNEFEKDFFKLLNNAVFGKTMESLRKRFKMELVSCPQRLQKLINKQTFKHYFAVLDISKTMMYDYHFNVMKAHYGDNINLMYTDTDSLIYHIKTDDFYKDLKCNSNLLDRMDTSDLPIDHPCYISERKKIPGLFSDEGKGQLITQFIALRAKSYAYILNDKEKIKAKGVRGHVVKNHMTFNDHFDCLFADDEKENSKLYTRENVSIRSFNHKIRTIKSKKLCFNRQDDKRIAKTDRIHTYAHGHFKLDC; encoded by the exons ATGGGTGGTTCGTCTTATATTACACTTCCAGaggacataaaaaataaaaaagcaattATCAATCCCCAAAACTCAGACCAACAGTGCTTCAAGTGGGCAATCATAGCGAGACACGTTTCGGGTAATACCAAAAATCAAGTGGCTGAAAATTATACATCGCTCGaggacaaatataatttttctggtTTAACATTCCCAACACCTGTGagggaaataaaaacatttgaaaaaaataatccgaAAATATCAGTCAACGTTTatggattaaaaaaagaaaagaataaGAAACATATTGTTTATCCACTTAAGGTTGcggatgaagaaaaaaaatatcattttgatCTCTTACTAATTACTGATGGTAATAAAAGCCACTACACCTACATTTCTAACCTTTCGAGGCTTGTGAGATCACAAAAAACATTACACGCcgaaaatgttgtattttgcaAACGATGTTTTACCAGTTTtgacaatatacatacaaaatataagttaaaaggTCAGGCGGGACTTGAACAACACAAGTTGATATGTAGAGCAAATAAGCCAATTCTGCCTAAGATGCCTGAGCCCGGTACATTGTTAGAGTTCGATGGGTGGAGTAACACTGAAAGACATCCGTTCGCGATATATGCCGATTTCGAGGCACTCCTTGTTAAATGCGaagaaaaaaaaggcaaaaaaacaGCAGCTTTTCAAAAGCACGAGCCAATGAGCTATGGAGTTTTCGTAAAGGCTACAGAAAACGTTACGATTGATTTGCTTGAGAAATATGACATACCAACATCACCTATTATTTATCGTGGAAGCGAGTCACATCAGGATGTAGCCAAGCGTTTCGTTAATGAAGTAACAGAGATCGCGAGAAGAGTTCAAGatttacttaaaacaaataaacccATCATAATGACAGAAAAAGAGCAAATAGCACATGTATCGAAAAGTACATGCAATCTATGTGAATGTAATTTTTCTATCAAAAACCAAAAGGTGGCAGATCACTGCCATCTATCAGGGACATTTAGGCAAACTTTATGCAATACTTGCAACCTGAAACTCCAAAAACCTAACTTTATACCGTGCTTTCTACACAATTTGTCTAATTACGATGCACATTTCATCGTAACCGAACTCGGAAATGACACTAAATCAATCTCAGTAATTCCAAACAgcgaagaaaaatacatttcattttcaaaacacGTTACCAACAACTTTTCAATTCGATTCATAGACTCTTGTCGATTCATGGCATCAAAGTTATCAACACTCGCAGAAAATTTATTAACACCAGGGTTCAAGAAGTTCAGAGAAACCGCAAAAGCATTCGCACCCAGAGATATGGATCTCGTCACACGTAAGGGTGTATACCCTTACGAGTTTACCGATAGTTGGGACAAGTTAGAAGAAACGATTTTGCCTCGGAAAGAAGATTTTTATAGCACATTAACGGAAGAACATATAGACGATGAGGAATACGAACACGCAGTCACAGTATGGAACCATTTCAAATGCAAAACCCTAGGAGAATATAGCGATTTGTATCTAAAAATTGACGTGCTGCTGTTGGCTGacgtgtttgaaaatttcagaGACATGTGCATTTCTACATACAATTTAGACCCTGTTTACTACTTTACAGCTCCAGGTTTTAGTTTTGACTGTATGTTGAAATATACCAAAGTCAAACTAGAATTACTCTCTGATTTTGACACCCActtatttttcgaaaattcaATCCGCGGCGGCCTCACACAAGCAAGTATGAGGTACGCTAAagctaataatgaaaaaacccAAGATTATGACCCAACAAAGTCAAAATCGTGGATAGTTTACCAAGATTGTAACAATTTGTACGGGTGGGCAATGTCACAGCACATGCCATACGGTGACTTTAAATGGGTGGAGCCTAAGTTAGATGGATTAGATGCTTTGACGCCGACGTCAGATATAGGCAGAGTGTATGAGGTAGACATATCATACCCTAATGAACTCCATGACTTACACAACGATCTTTCATTTTTACCTGAGAACAAAATTCCTCCTGGTTCAAAAGTGAAAAAACTTATGGCGACActtcattcaaaaaaaaattacgtaatCCATTATCGAAACCTGCAGCAAGCCATAGCAAATGGTTTAATTGTAGAAAAAGTACACAGAGTTTTAGAGTTCAAACAATCGGATTGGCTtgcaaaatacattaaattaaataccgaaATGAGGAAGAACGCAAAGAATGAATTCGAAAAGGATTTCTTCAAACTCTTAAACAATGCAGTTTTTGGGAAAACTATGGAATCTTTACGGAAACGTTTTAAGATGGAACTAGTTTCATGTCCACAAAGATTACAAAAACTAATCAACAagcaaacatttaaacatt attTCGCAGTATTAGATATCAGTAAAACCATGATGTACGATTACCATTTTAATGTAATGAAGGCGCATTATGGTGATAATATCAACCTCATGTATACAGAtacag aTTCACTGATATATCACATTAAGACTGACGATTTTTACAAAGATTTGAAGTGCAATTCAAACTTACTTGACCGGATGGATACTTCAGATTTACCGATAGACCATCCATGCTACATTTCCGAACGAAAGAAAATTCCAGGATTGTTCTCCGATGAGGGAAAGGGACAGCTAATTACCCAGTTTATCGCGCTTCGAGCAAAGTCATACGCTTACATTTTGAACGACAAGGAGAAAATTAAGGCAAAAGGCGTACGAGGGCACGTAGTTAAAAATCACATGACTTTCAATGATCATTTCGATTGCCTTTTCGCCGATGACGAAAAAGAGAACTCTAAACTGTATACTAGGGAAAATGTATCCATCAGATCATTCAACCATAAGATACGAACAATCAAATCCAAAAAATTATGCTTCAACCGACAAGATGATAAGCGGATAGCAAAGACCGATAGAATACATACCTACGCTCATGGACATTTTAAACTCGattgttaa
- the LOC132953185 gene encoding uncharacterized protein LOC132953185, with amino-acid sequence MDSEECLVLIRLYGAKDFLWNSKSPLYHNKTVREDAWNEISSLMNLPVAELKKKMTTLQASYRREKSRVAKSLITGSGTHQVYVSKWFAFDEFNFMKDKDIPNETSDTMSELENVS; translated from the exons ATGGATAGTGAAGAGTGTCTAGTTTTAATTCGATTGTATGGCGCTAAAGATTTTTTGTGGAACAGTAAATCTCCACTTTACCACAATAAGACTGTAAGGGAAGATGCGTGGAATGAAATAAGTTCACTAATGAACTTACCTGTTGCTgaactaaagaaaaaaatgaccACCCTTCAAGCATCTTACAGAAGAGAAAAATCCAGAGTAGCAAAAAGCCTCATTACTGGTTCTG gtacacaTCAAGTTTACGTATCAAAGTGGTTTGCTTTTgacgaatttaattttatgaaagaTAAAGACATACCTAATGAAACATCCGACACAATGTCGGAGCTGGAAAatgtaagttaa
- the LOC132953195 gene encoding uncharacterized protein LOC132953195, which produces MWTVVEFTNENAVEAVPSHWVKKDVCGWPKNNIKKHIQSRTILNKHGFDYFPSRTLKKGISSYLEAKLKAKKAEVTSDLSNSDEIQTKIRRKKVLVQDPPIFNELLNGDNLSKSANDYESLHNCQIMSSQIPVKRRLLDATSSSQCNLSKSANGYETLNNCQMISSQMPVKRRLFDTTSSSQGIVFQMIFMV; this is translated from the exons ATGTGGACTGTCGTGGAATTTACTAATGAAAATGCAGTTGAAGCTGTTCCTAGCCATTGGGTAAAAAAAGATGTTTGTGGTTGgccaaaaaacaatataaaaaaacatatacaatCTAGAACAATCCTAAATAAGCATGGTTTCGATTATTTTCCTTCGAGAACGTTAAAAAAAGGCATTT CCAGTTATCTTGAAGCTAAATTAAAAGCTAAAAAAGCTGAGGTAACATCTGATCTTTCAAATAGTGATGAAATTCAGACCAAGATTAGAAGAAAAAAAGTATTGGTTCAAGATCCacctatttttaatgaattgttAAACGGgg ataatttatcaaaatctgcGAATGACTATGAATCATTACACAATTGTCAAATTATGAGTTCTCAAATTCCAGTTAAAAGAAGATTATTGGATGCAACTTCTTCCAGTCAGT gtaatttatcaaaatctgcTAATGGCTATGAAACATTAAACAATTGTCAAATGATAAGTTCACAAATGCCAGTTAAAAGAAGATTATTTGATACAACTTCTTCTAGTCAGGgtatt gtttttCAGATGATTTTTATGGTTTAA
- the LOC132953255 gene encoding uncharacterized protein LOC132953255, with protein sequence MFSCSICDKTFTRISSLHRHTKSHDVSNKISCSICSEIFTRRDSIIRHSKDKHRSNIVIQQQPTITKQEIQDFFTPAEHIYDYNVQSRNGQKRSYHTENSNEAANTKKTRMRIVKTQGFIKTGTSLSNKINWYYVKNTDNLTNYRTFLESTKKDLIELLKSLSAKQPIKYNLKLEATYERPNVENSAENRAFKTSAKEMFIDTDIEAKINQDFVNLLLEEEMYTSKGSGFTLQSIDGLLLGSAAT encoded by the exons ATGTTCTCGTGTAGTATATGTGATAAGACCTTTACTCGGATCAGTAGTCTACACAGACATACCAAGTCACACGATGTTTCCAACAAGATTTCATGCAGTATATGTTCAGAAATATTCACACGGAGAGATAGTATCATCAGGCATAGCAAGGATAAACATC GTTCAAATATTGTAATTCAACAACAACCAACCATAACCAAGCAAGAAATTCAAGATTTTTTTACACCAGCTGAACACATTTACGATtataatg ttcaatCTCGCAATGGTCAGAAGCGCTCATATCATACGGAAAATTCGAATGAAGCAGCAAATACTAAAAAGACACGCATGAGAATCGTCAAGACACAAGGGTTCATTAAGACAGGCACATCGTTGTCGAATAAAATCAATTGGTATTACGTGAAAAATACAGATAACTTGACCAACTACAGAACATTTTTAGAATCAACAAAAAAAGACTTAATAGAACTACTCAAGTCACTATCAGCAAAAcaaccaattaaatataatcttaaattagAAGCAACATATGAACGCCCGAACGTAGAAAATTCAGCAGAGAATAGAGCATTTAAGACCTCAGCTAAGGAAATGTTTATAGATACAGATATTGAAGCTAAAATTAATCAAGATTTTGTCAACCTTTTGCTTGAAGAAGAAATGTATACTTCTAAAGGAAGTGGATTTACACTACAATCAATAGATGGTTTACTGTTAGGCAGTGCCGCAACTTAG
- the LOC132953202 gene encoding zinc finger MYM-type protein 1-like produces MSKYLSGSAKRKMRIKKDEEIKKLRGSLNMFVVKNNLDNAVDKCAKNVIIKTNKNTDVESSGTCDDTEPDIFDNQVDNFSTNLISKINENTDLESSVTCDDTEPDIFDKPGENENNEVESSDTCDVTESGIFDKPGLDLTNDYPTDRGHFKEFDTVKSDLKRSILLHGPCKPTNIEFPYSPDGKGILRRFSAQFYHKTTNTGLCIPRIWLCYSVILDCAYCEVCWLFADRQNRNFKINWILGINDWHHIGEKIGAHEISQQHIQATEVRVRWLKNETIDKHMEDKIIKEASFWRNVLIRLVKIILFLTAGNTALRGNENSKTKINNTEGNFIRTVRLMADFDPVLNNLLNNENNKIKYLSWKIQNELIHLLSSEVLNILANEVKRSKYYSIIVDSTQDITKIDQLSVILRYVVLNYETKSFEVKESFFGFFELENHGSKDYENLIYDVLKKYNLDIQNCRGQGYDGAAVMSGAYSGVQQRISSTVSNAHYVHCCAHNLNLVICDAAKSTQVATNFFTTLQTIFNFFSSSCPRWASLAFGDDTAKTIRLKVLKKVCPTRWEARHSSVSALKQRYIEVIKSLTYMSLSSSKVDEKHMAISIKKKIESFEFLLMLCLWERVLRPLHGISKLLQKQDIDLQKALDRLTDAYTCMQQLRNDYCSVVENASNLAIKWGIPTDDKVVRQKKARLFFDEVDGDRRMNITQDNFKIKVFLPVVDTIICQLKDRFKGLHNVCSIFNFLKPQTLLGPDEITIKGSYDFIQMYQSDISSDLTSQLLSIKEIIKNKNLNSIQALASFILENDFATSYSDVLGACIIYLTLPVTVATAERSFSKLKIIKSYLRNSTGQERLSNISVLNIEQRRTKEIDMDKILTNFSNMKARKMKFD; encoded by the exons ATGTCAAAATATCTCAGTGGTTCAGCAAAAAGGAAAATGAGAATAAAAAAAGATGAAGAAATAAAGAAGTTGAGAGGTTCATTAAATATGTTTGTagtaaaaaacaatttggaTAATGCTG ttgacaAGTGtgccaaaaatgtaattattaaaacaaataaaaatactgatgtgGAATCGTCTGGGACTTGTGATGATACTGAGCCAGACATATTTGATAATCAAG TCGATAACTTTTCCACCaacttaattagtaaaataaatgaaaatactgaTTTGGAATCGTCTGTGACTTGTGATGATACTGAGCCAGACATATTTGATAAACCAG gtgaaaatgaaaataatgaagtaGAATCGTCTGACACTTGTGATGTTACTGAGTCAGGCATATTTGATAAACCag gttTAGATTTAACAAATGATTATCCAACTGACCGTGGACATTTTAAAGAGTTTGATACTGTAAAATCTGATTTGAAGAGAAGTATTTTATTGCATGGACCATGTAAACCAACCAACATAGAATTTCCCTATAGCCCTGATGGAAAAGGCATCCTTAGACGTTTTTCAGCACAGTTTTATCACAAAACTACAAATACAGGACTATGTATACCCAGAATATGGTTATGCTATTCAGTCATTTTAGATTGTGCATACTGTGAAGTATGTTGGCTTTTCGCTGATAGgcaaaatagaaattttaaaataaattggataTTAGGAATTAATGATTGGCACCATATTGGAGAAAAAATTGGAGCACATGAAATTTCTCAACAACATATTCAAGCCACTGAAGTCCGAGTACGCTGGTTAAAAAACGAAACTATAGACAAACATATggaagataaaattattaaagaagcTAGTTTTTGGAGAAATGTTTTAATTAGAttagtcaaaattattttatttttaactgcgGGGAATACTGCTCTCCGAGGAAACGAAaacagtaaaactaaaataaataatacagaaGGAAACTTTATCAGGACTGTAAGGCTAATGGCAGATTTTGATCctgttttaaataatctattgaataatgaaaataataaaataaaatacctgagttggaaaattcaaaatgaattaattcatttattatcctcagaagtattaaatatattagcaAACGAAGTAAAAAgatctaaatattattcaataatagtagATTCGACACAAGATATAACAAAAATTGATCAATTGAGTGTTATACTGCGTTATGTTGTTTTAAACTAtgaaacaaaatcatttgaaGTAAAAGAATCTTTTTTTGGGTTTTTTGAATTAGAGAACCATGGCTCAAAGGATTATGAAAATCTTATTTATGATGTGTTGAAAAAGTACAATTTAGACATCCAAAATTGTCGTGGCCAGGGTTATGATGGTGCAGCAGTAATGAGTGGAGCTTATTCAGGAGTGCAACAAAGAATATCTTCTACCGTGTCGAATGCACATTATGTACATTGCTGCGCACATAACCTTAACTTGGTGATTTGTGATGCAGCCAAATCGACGCAAGTTGCAACTAActtttttacaacattacaaactatattcaatttttttagttctagTTGTCCTAGATGGGCATCACTTGCATTTGGTGATGACACTGCCAAAACAATTAgacttaaagtattaaaaaaagtttgtccTACTCGCTGGGAGGCTAGGCATTCATCAGTATCAGCATTAAAACAAAGGTATATAGaagttataaaatcattaacatATATGAGTTTATCAAGTAGTAAAGTAGATGAAAAACATATggcaatttcaattaaaaaaaaaatagaatcttttgaatttttacttatGTTATGTTTGTGGGAACGAGTATTGCGTCCTTTGCATGGTATCTCTAAACTTTTGCAGAAGCAAGACATTGACCTCCAGAAAGCATTAGATAGATTGACTGATGCCTATACTTGTATGCAGCAACTAAGGAATGACTATTGTAGTGTAGTTGAAAATGCAAGCAACCTGGCAATTAAATGGGGTATTCCAACTGATGACAAAGTGGTTCGCCAAAAAAAAGCAAGGTTGTTTTTTGATGAAGTAGATGGTGACAGACGAATGAATATCACacaagataattttaaaataaaagtatttttaccaGTTGTtgacacaataatatgtcaacTTAAAGATCGATTTAAAGGTTTACATAACGTTtgtagtattttcaattttttgaaaccTCAAACACTTTTAGGACCAGATGAAATTACTATTAAAGGATCATATGACTTTATTCAAATGTATCAATCAGATATAAGTTCTGATTTAACAAGTCAACTGCTATCAatcaaagaaattataaaaaataaaaatttgaatagtatCCAAGCACTGGCCTCATTTATTCTCGAAAACGACTTTGCTACAAGTTACTCTGATGTATTAGGagcatgtataatttatttgacattGCCAGTAACGGTTGCAACAGCAGAAAGGtctttttcaaaacttaaaataataaaaagctaTTTAAGGAATTCAACTGGACAAGAACGACTGTccaatatttcagttttaaatatcGAACAGCGTCGTACAAAAGAAATTGATATggacaaaatattaacaaatttttcaaatatgaaagcaagaaaaatgaaatttgattaa